One Polynucleobacter sp. MG-5-Ahmo-C2 genomic window carries:
- a CDS encoding NUDIX domain-containing protein has product MTEKSFKDLPSSDQHLREERISGEDIYGGIFLNMKRDKVSLPDGQEAVREYLTHPGAVAILAILDDGRVLLERQYRYPIAKTCIEIPAGKLDPNENPLVCAQRELEEETGYSAKKWSYIRRIHPVISYSTEFIDIYLAEGLEPGSSHLDEEEFLDVFAAPLEQLLSWVEEGEITDVKTTIAVYWLDRYRRGLISPEPIQ; this is encoded by the coding sequence ATGACCGAAAAATCATTTAAAGATTTGCCAAGTAGCGATCAACATTTGCGTGAAGAGCGAATTTCAGGGGAAGATATTTACGGCGGTATCTTCCTGAATATGAAGAGGGACAAAGTTTCATTGCCCGATGGACAAGAAGCGGTTCGAGAATATTTAACGCATCCTGGAGCAGTAGCGATTCTAGCCATATTGGACGATGGTAGAGTCCTCTTGGAGCGTCAATACCGTTACCCAATCGCTAAGACTTGTATCGAGATTCCTGCAGGTAAACTGGATCCAAATGAAAACCCTTTGGTTTGTGCGCAGCGAGAGCTTGAAGAAGAAACTGGCTACTCAGCGAAAAAATGGAGTTATATACGTCGCATTCATCCAGTCATTTCTTATTCAACAGAATTCATTGATATCTATTTAGCTGAAGGTCTTGAGCCGGGTTCCAGTCACTTAGATGAAGAAGAGTTTTTGGACGTCTTTGCAGCACCCCTGGAGCAGCTTCTCTCCTGGGTAGAAGAAGGTGAGATCACAGACGTTAAAACCACCATTGCTGTTTACTGGCTAGATCGCTATCGTCGCGGTTTAATTAGCCCTGAGCCGATTCAATAG
- a CDS encoding DUF1178 family protein: MKVYNLACPLDHRFEGWFASEEDCLAQQDKGMLACPVCDSTEITRMPSAPHIAKSSSTELTVSKADTVSVSGDVVALTGSDHSHLEAQVQAAFLKGMRELMGRSEDVGNSFAEEARKIHYKESPERSIRGQTTLDEAEALREEGIDILAMPMMPAFKNTLQ; encoded by the coding sequence ATGAAAGTTTACAACCTCGCTTGCCCTTTGGATCATCGCTTTGAAGGGTGGTTTGCCTCAGAAGAAGATTGTCTTGCTCAACAGGATAAGGGAATGCTTGCCTGCCCAGTGTGTGACAGCACAGAGATTACTCGGATGCCGTCTGCCCCTCATATTGCCAAATCTTCCTCTACAGAGCTAACAGTATCTAAGGCGGATACTGTTAGCGTCAGCGGTGATGTTGTTGCTTTAACTGGCTCAGACCATTCTCATTTGGAAGCCCAGGTTCAGGCCGCCTTCTTGAAGGGTATGCGTGAGTTAATGGGTCGCTCCGAGGATGTTGGCAATTCTTTTGCTGAAGAGGCCAGAAAGATTCACTATAAAGAATCTCCCGAGCGCAGCATTCGCGGTCAAACTACGCTTGATGAAGCTGAGGCTTTAAGGGAAGAGGGTATTGATATTTTGGCCATGCCAATGATGCCTGCATTCAAAAACACACTGCAATAA